Proteins encoded within one genomic window of Jiangella mangrovi:
- a CDS encoding DNA glycosylase AlkZ-like family protein, whose translation MLTISPEQRRLRLLRRHRLAREAQAATVAQAVAGMVVLHATDQASVYLSALARVPTATLDDVSAALYEDRSVVKLIAMRRTMFVTPADFVPVVHSAAGLAIAQRLRKQLVQHLSTLPTDPPLEGDVAAWLADVETSTEKALDERGEALATELAKAEPRLRTAILPTTEKKWDVKQNITSRVLTLMGADGRIVRGRPAGTWLSRQHRWASVRGLWPDGLPDLPEAEARVALARRWLQVFGPATVTDLQWWTGWTLGVTRQVLAALDTVDADLDGAAGVVLADDTEPEADVAPVATLLPALDPTPMGWQQRDWYLGPHRDALFDRNGNIGPTVWWGGRVVGGWGMGQGTVRWRLLEDAGAEAAAAVEQAAGELEPRLGGATVIPSFRTPLERELAG comes from the coding sequence GTGCTCACCATCAGCCCCGAACAGCGCCGCCTGCGACTGCTGCGCCGCCACCGGTTGGCGCGCGAGGCCCAGGCGGCGACGGTCGCCCAAGCCGTCGCAGGCATGGTCGTCCTGCACGCCACCGACCAGGCGTCGGTGTACCTGTCCGCGCTGGCCAGGGTGCCCACGGCCACGCTCGACGACGTCTCCGCCGCGCTCTACGAGGACCGGTCGGTGGTCAAGCTCATCGCCATGCGCCGCACCATGTTCGTGACGCCGGCCGACTTCGTGCCGGTCGTGCACAGCGCGGCCGGGCTGGCCATCGCCCAGCGGCTGCGCAAGCAACTGGTCCAGCACCTGAGCACGCTGCCCACCGACCCTCCGCTCGAGGGCGACGTCGCCGCCTGGCTGGCCGACGTCGAGACCAGCACCGAGAAGGCGCTCGACGAACGCGGCGAGGCACTGGCCACCGAGCTGGCCAAGGCCGAGCCCCGGCTGCGCACCGCCATCCTGCCCACCACCGAGAAGAAGTGGGACGTCAAGCAGAACATCACCAGCCGCGTGCTCACGCTCATGGGCGCCGACGGCCGCATCGTGCGCGGGCGCCCCGCGGGCACCTGGCTGTCGCGGCAGCACCGGTGGGCGTCGGTGCGCGGCCTCTGGCCCGACGGCCTGCCCGACCTCCCCGAGGCCGAGGCCCGCGTGGCGCTGGCCCGGCGCTGGCTGCAGGTGTTCGGCCCGGCCACGGTCACCGACCTGCAGTGGTGGACGGGGTGGACGCTCGGGGTCACGCGGCAGGTCCTGGCCGCACTCGACACCGTCGACGCCGACCTCGACGGCGCGGCGGGGGTCGTCCTGGCCGACGACACCGAGCCCGAGGCCGACGTCGCTCCGGTGGCCACGCTGCTGCCCGCCCTCGACCCCACGCCCATGGGCTGGCAGCAGCGCGACTGGTACCTCGGCCCGCACCGCGACGCCCTGTTCGACCGCAACGGCAACATCGGGCCGACGGTGTGGTGGGGCGGGCGGGTGGTCGGCGGCTGGGGCATGGGCCAGGGCACCGTCCGGTGGCGGCTGCTCGAGGACGCCGGCGCCGAGGCCGCGGCCGCCGTCGAGCAGGCGGCCGGCGAGCTCGAGCCTCGGCTGGGCGGCGCCACGGTCATCCCCAGCTTCCGCACCCCGCTGGAACGCGAGCTCGCCGGCTGA
- a CDS encoding maleylpyruvate isomerase N-terminal domain-containing protein: MATRLGLDDHVTLLLHSGAVLHDAAGRAGLGAPVPTCPRWDVRALVTHQGMVHRWAAAHLRGEKDHDTQASVTAAAAAPDLLAWFAAGLDALTATIAATPDDAEAMVFLKDAPPPRRFWARRQAHETTIHSADALAAALGRVPVAADLDIAAELAADGVDELLSGFITRGRGKLSTDEPYTIAVRATDTGDAWTLRVEPDSLTTTAGAGAGGPADAELSGTALQLYLGLWNRGDELTATGRANVLRDWRAQVRVRWS; this comes from the coding sequence GTGGCGACCCGGCTGGGGCTCGACGACCATGTGACGCTGCTGCTGCACAGCGGCGCGGTGCTGCATGACGCGGCGGGCCGGGCAGGGCTCGGCGCGCCGGTGCCCACCTGCCCCAGGTGGGACGTGCGGGCGCTCGTCACCCACCAGGGCATGGTGCACCGCTGGGCCGCGGCGCACCTGCGCGGCGAGAAGGACCACGACACCCAGGCCTCGGTGACGGCGGCAGCGGCGGCGCCGGACCTGCTCGCCTGGTTCGCCGCCGGCCTCGACGCGCTGACGGCGACCATCGCGGCCACGCCCGACGACGCCGAAGCCATGGTCTTCCTGAAGGACGCGCCGCCGCCGCGCCGGTTCTGGGCTCGCCGGCAGGCGCACGAGACCACCATCCACAGCGCGGACGCGCTGGCGGCGGCGCTCGGCCGGGTGCCGGTCGCGGCCGACCTGGACATCGCGGCGGAGCTGGCGGCCGACGGCGTCGACGAGCTGCTGAGCGGCTTCATCACCCGCGGCCGCGGCAAGCTGAGCACCGACGAGCCCTACACGATCGCCGTGCGGGCCACCGACACCGGTGACGCGTGGACGCTGCGGGTCGAGCCGGACTCCCTGACGACGACGGCGGGCGCCGGCGCGGGCGGGCCCGCGGACGCGGAGCTGTCCGGGACCGCGCTGCAGCTCTACCTGGGCCTGTGGAACCGCGGCGACGAACTCACGGCCACCGGGCGGGCGAACGTGCTGCGCGACTGGCGGGCGCAGGTGCGGGTGCGCTGGAGCTGA
- the dgoD gene encoding galactonate dehydratase: MKITEIETFLVAPRWLFCRVATGEGVVGWGEPVIEGRADTVRTAVHELADYLVGQDPLRIEDHWQVMTKSTFYRGGPVLSSAVAGLDQALWDIAGQVYGAPVHALLGGPVRDRVRMYTWVGGDEPAEVADGIAAKVAEGFTAVKMNGTAALGPIGTVAETEDVLQRLAAAREALGPDRDVAVDFHGRVSPANARRLLPLMAPLHPLFVEEPVLPELGAQFASVVACSSVPIATGERLFGRREFVEPLAAGVSVVQPDISHAGGISEVRRIAAQAEVAGASLAPHCPLGPIALAASLQVAFATPNFLIQEQSLGIHYNVGNDLLDYLVDPAVFRFVDGYVERPMAPGLGIAIDEAAVRRADEAGHRWRAPVWRHRDGSFAEW; encoded by the coding sequence ATGAAGATCACCGAGATCGAGACGTTCCTGGTCGCGCCGCGCTGGCTGTTCTGCCGCGTCGCCACCGGCGAGGGGGTCGTCGGGTGGGGCGAGCCGGTGATCGAGGGCCGCGCCGACACCGTCCGCACCGCCGTCCACGAGCTCGCCGACTACCTGGTCGGCCAGGACCCGCTGCGCATCGAGGACCACTGGCAGGTCATGACGAAGTCGACGTTCTACCGTGGCGGGCCGGTGCTCTCCAGCGCGGTCGCGGGCCTCGACCAGGCGCTCTGGGACATCGCCGGCCAGGTGTACGGCGCGCCGGTGCACGCGCTGCTCGGCGGCCCCGTGCGCGACCGCGTCCGCATGTACACCTGGGTCGGCGGCGACGAGCCGGCCGAGGTCGCCGACGGCATCGCGGCCAAGGTCGCCGAGGGGTTCACCGCCGTGAAGATGAACGGGACGGCGGCGCTCGGCCCCATCGGCACCGTCGCCGAGACCGAGGACGTGCTGCAGCGGCTGGCCGCGGCCCGCGAGGCGCTCGGCCCGGACCGCGACGTCGCCGTCGACTTCCACGGCCGGGTCTCGCCGGCCAACGCGCGCCGGCTGCTGCCGCTGATGGCGCCGTTGCACCCGCTGTTCGTCGAGGAGCCGGTCCTGCCGGAGCTCGGGGCGCAGTTCGCCTCGGTCGTCGCGTGCAGCTCGGTGCCCATCGCGACCGGCGAGCGGCTGTTCGGCCGGCGCGAGTTCGTCGAGCCGCTGGCCGCCGGGGTCAGCGTCGTTCAGCCGGACATCTCGCACGCGGGCGGCATCTCCGAGGTCCGCCGCATCGCCGCGCAGGCCGAGGTGGCCGGCGCGAGTCTGGCGCCGCACTGCCCGCTCGGCCCGATCGCGCTGGCCGCGAGCCTGCAGGTGGCGTTCGCGACGCCGAACTTCCTCATCCAGGAGCAGAGCCTCGGCATCCACTACAACGTCGGGAACGACCTGCTCGACTACCTCGTCGACCCCGCCGTCTTCCGCTTCGTCGACGGATACGTGGAGCGGCCGATGGCCCCAGGTCTCGGCATCGCGATCGACGAGGCCGCCGTCCGCCGCGCCGACGAGGCCGGGCACCGCTGGCGCGCCCCGGTCTGGCGGCATCGCGACGGCTCGTTCGCCGAGTGGTGA
- a CDS encoding FCD domain-containing protein, which produces MSGSPFRGIHGAVVAHLGELIVRGDVAPGATLDPAQLERELGVSRTVVREALRVLSAKGLVDARPKRGTVVRSREKWSLLDADVLRWQAEHRADDAFLADLAEVRGIVEPAGARLAATRRTDTDLATLTGALAIMADPEASVDAVVEADLVFHRALLAAAGNELLRQMEQVIATGLRARDLLVHGRGPWADSVPAHRAVLDAVAAGDADGAERAVRDLLTQADRDVHAITAEEETP; this is translated from the coding sequence GTGAGCGGGTCGCCGTTTCGCGGCATCCACGGGGCGGTCGTCGCGCACCTCGGCGAGCTGATCGTCCGCGGCGACGTCGCGCCCGGGGCCACGCTCGACCCCGCCCAGCTGGAGCGCGAGCTGGGCGTGAGCCGCACCGTCGTCCGCGAGGCCCTGCGCGTCCTGTCCGCCAAGGGCCTGGTCGACGCCCGGCCCAAGCGCGGCACCGTCGTCCGCTCACGCGAGAAGTGGTCGCTGCTCGACGCCGACGTCCTGCGCTGGCAGGCGGAGCACCGCGCCGACGACGCGTTCCTGGCCGACCTCGCCGAGGTGCGCGGCATCGTCGAGCCGGCCGGGGCGCGGCTCGCGGCCACCCGCCGGACCGACACCGACCTCGCCACGTTGACCGGCGCGCTGGCGATCATGGCCGATCCGGAGGCGTCGGTCGACGCCGTCGTCGAGGCCGACCTCGTGTTCCACCGGGCGCTGCTCGCCGCCGCGGGCAACGAGCTGCTGCGGCAGATGGAGCAGGTCATCGCGACCGGGCTGCGCGCCCGCGACCTGCTGGTTCACGGCCGCGGCCCGTGGGCGGACAGCGTCCCCGCCCATCGTGCCGTCCTCGACGCCGTCGCCGCCGGGGACGCCGACGGCGCCGAGCGGGCCGTCCGTGACCTGCTGACCCAGGCCGATCGCGACGTCCACGCGATCACCGCCGAAGAGGAGACGCCATGA
- a CDS encoding SDR family oxidoreductase has product MSEVRVSDGVVLAPRYRGRVALVTGAASGIGAATAARLAAEGAHVVLADVDEDAVGAAAGSAAEAASASGFGGGASSVVLDVADADGWAGVAGRLAGSHGRLDLLHSNAAIAVISPADELAIADWDRQVAVNLTATFLAVRSLAGLLRASRGSIVLTSSVHAHRGLPGRPAYAATKGALLSLGRQLAADYGPELRVNTVVPGPILSPAWDEVTDTDRERSIRATTLERFGRPDEVASVVAFLGSDDASYVTGASLVVDGGWSVTADSA; this is encoded by the coding sequence GTGAGCGAGGTTCGGGTGAGCGACGGCGTCGTGCTGGCGCCGCGGTACCGCGGCAGGGTGGCACTGGTCACCGGTGCCGCGTCGGGCATCGGGGCGGCGACGGCGGCCCGTCTGGCGGCCGAGGGGGCGCACGTCGTGCTGGCGGACGTCGACGAGGACGCGGTGGGTGCCGCTGCCGGGTCGGCGGCCGAGGCCGCGTCGGCGTCCGGGTTCGGTGGCGGTGCGTCGAGCGTGGTGCTGGACGTCGCCGACGCGGACGGGTGGGCGGGTGTGGCCGGGCGGCTGGCTGGTTCGCACGGCCGCTTGGATCTGCTGCACTCGAACGCCGCCATCGCGGTCATCTCGCCGGCCGACGAGTTGGCGATCGCGGACTGGGACCGGCAGGTGGCGGTCAACCTGACGGCGACGTTCCTGGCGGTGCGGTCGCTGGCCGGGTTGCTGCGCGCGTCGCGAGGGTCGATCGTGCTGACGTCGTCGGTACACGCGCATCGAGGGCTGCCCGGGCGGCCGGCGTACGCGGCGACCAAGGGCGCGCTGCTCTCGCTGGGCCGCCAGCTCGCCGCCGACTACGGACCCGAGCTGCGGGTGAACACCGTCGTCCCCGGCCCCATCCTCTCGCCCGCCTGGGACGAGGTCACTGACACCGACCGCGAGCGCAGCATCCGCGCGACGACGCTCGAGCGGTTCGGCCGCCCCGACGAGGTCGCGTCGGTGGTCGCCTTCCTGGGCTCCGATGACGCGTCCTACGTCACCGGGGCGAGTCTGGTCGTCGACGGCGGGTGGAGCGTGACGGCGGACTCGGCGTGA
- a CDS encoding LacI family DNA-binding transcriptional regulator has product MTERPADGKANRPPDIHAVARHAGVSHQTVSRVLNESPRVRPATRERVREAMRVLGYSPNVAARTLITRRSRTLGLVVLNEELYGPASALRHVEQDSRSAGYGLRILNLPPMARSTLREAVESLRQQLVDAVIVVDPHPEDQPLLGPLPSDLPLVTVGGLRSTGVPSVSYDSGPGVSQAVNYLLSLGHRTVHHIAGPAGWAEADIRRTVWEQTLRKAGREVPPPVEGDWTARSGYAAGLALAGRDDVTAVFSANDQMALGLFHALAERGITSPEDVSVVGFDDVPDAAYYRPALTTLRQDFAELGRHTVRLALRQIESGTREGVESVTLAPPSLILRASTAPPPSN; this is encoded by the coding sequence ATGACCGAGCGACCCGCAGACGGCAAGGCGAACCGCCCGCCGGACATCCATGCGGTCGCCCGGCATGCCGGGGTCTCGCACCAGACGGTGTCGCGCGTGCTCAACGAGAGCCCGCGGGTTCGCCCCGCCACCCGGGAACGGGTGCGCGAGGCGATGCGGGTGCTCGGCTACTCCCCCAACGTCGCCGCCCGCACGCTGATCACCAGAAGGTCCCGCACGCTCGGCCTGGTGGTGCTGAACGAGGAGCTGTACGGCCCGGCGTCGGCACTGCGCCACGTCGAGCAGGACTCACGCTCGGCCGGCTACGGGCTGCGCATCCTCAACCTCCCGCCGATGGCCCGCAGCACCCTGCGCGAGGCCGTTGAGTCGCTGCGACAGCAGCTGGTCGACGCCGTCATCGTGGTCGACCCGCACCCGGAGGACCAGCCGCTGCTCGGCCCGCTGCCGTCCGACCTGCCGCTGGTGACGGTGGGCGGGCTGCGCTCCACGGGCGTGCCGAGCGTCTCCTACGACTCCGGACCCGGCGTCAGCCAGGCGGTGAACTACCTGCTCAGCCTGGGTCACCGGACGGTACACCACATCGCCGGGCCGGCCGGCTGGGCCGAGGCCGACATCCGGCGCACCGTCTGGGAGCAGACGCTGCGCAAGGCCGGCCGCGAGGTCCCACCCCCCGTCGAGGGCGACTGGACGGCGCGGTCGGGGTACGCGGCGGGGCTGGCCCTGGCCGGTCGCGACGACGTCACCGCGGTGTTCAGCGCCAACGACCAGATGGCACTCGGGCTGTTCCACGCGCTGGCCGAGCGCGGCATCACCAGCCCCGAGGACGTCAGCGTCGTCGGCTTCGACGACGTCCCCGACGCCGCGTACTACCGGCCGGCGCTCACCACGCTGCGCCAGGACTTCGCCGAGCTGGGCCGGCACACCGTCCGGCTGGCGCTGCGCCAGATCGAGAGCGGCACGCGCGAGGGTGTCGAGAGCGTGACCCTCGCGCCGCCGAGCCTGATCCTGCGCGCCAGCACCGCCCCACCCCCGTCCAACTGA
- a CDS encoding ABC transporter substrate-binding protein gives MAQRRARLAAAIAATALLLAACGSDGDSASTDEQTGGSTDDGAAPESGDTGATLTMWARSVTAPQTEALVEAYNATHENQIELTVVPFDSYLQKVTAAAGGGELPDLLAANVVEAPNYAQLGLWQDIGDRIDSLDYADALAPSHIDAGTVDDQRYAVPHVVDTSALYVNTKILEAAGVDPADPAPTLQALADNIATIQAANPDVQGLYVAGNCGGCLVFTIWPSIWASGAEVLSEDGTESLLDQPEALEVFEAYNQMVADGAIPEAARNEAGPTQNEPFATGQAAFSLLGSKALATIPESDALSIGVVPIPGVDGGRSSFVGGDVLGISSSSEQADAAWDFVQWTLSEEAQLEVMAKGKNLTVRTDLASNQYSEQDPRLVLLNELVGEGRTPYAVNFFQTFNDPNGPGLPLIRAGLFGDDPGSEVPELNGAVNDSLQRN, from the coding sequence ATGGCTCAACGACGAGCCCGCCTCGCCGCGGCCATCGCGGCGACGGCACTGCTGCTGGCCGCCTGCGGCTCCGACGGCGACTCGGCCAGCACCGACGAGCAGACCGGCGGCAGCACGGACGACGGCGCCGCGCCCGAGAGCGGCGACACCGGCGCCACCCTCACCATGTGGGCCCGCTCGGTCACCGCACCGCAGACCGAGGCCCTGGTCGAGGCGTACAACGCCACCCATGAGAACCAGATCGAGCTGACCGTCGTCCCCTTCGACAGCTACCTGCAGAAGGTGACCGCGGCCGCCGGCGGCGGTGAGCTGCCCGACCTGCTGGCCGCCAACGTCGTCGAGGCGCCCAACTACGCGCAGCTCGGCCTCTGGCAGGACATCGGCGACCGCATCGACTCGCTCGACTACGCCGACGCGCTGGCGCCGTCGCACATCGACGCGGGCACGGTCGATGACCAGCGCTACGCCGTTCCGCACGTCGTCGACACCTCGGCGCTCTACGTCAACACGAAGATCCTCGAGGCCGCCGGCGTCGACCCGGCCGATCCCGCCCCGACGCTGCAGGCGCTCGCGGACAACATCGCCACCATCCAGGCGGCGAATCCGGACGTCCAGGGCCTCTACGTCGCCGGCAACTGCGGCGGCTGCCTGGTCTTCACCATCTGGCCGTCCATCTGGGCGTCCGGCGCCGAGGTCCTCAGCGAGGACGGCACCGAGTCGCTGCTGGACCAGCCGGAGGCGCTGGAGGTCTTCGAGGCCTACAACCAGATGGTCGCCGACGGCGCCATCCCGGAGGCCGCGCGCAACGAGGCCGGCCCGACCCAGAACGAGCCGTTCGCCACCGGCCAGGCCGCGTTCTCGCTGCTCGGCTCCAAGGCGCTGGCCACCATTCCCGAGAGCGACGCGCTCAGCATCGGCGTCGTCCCCATCCCGGGCGTCGACGGCGGCCGCTCGTCCTTCGTGGGCGGCGACGTGCTCGGCATCTCCTCGTCGTCGGAGCAGGCGGACGCCGCCTGGGACTTCGTCCAGTGGACGCTGAGCGAGGAGGCGCAGCTCGAGGTCATGGCCAAGGGCAAGAACCTCACCGTCCGCACCGACCTCGCGTCGAACCAGTACTCCGAGCAGGACCCGCGACTGGTGCTGCTCAACGAGCTGGTCGGCGAGGGCCGCACGCCGTACGCCGTGAACTTCTTCCAGACGTTCAACGACCCCAACGGGCCGGGGCTGCCGCTGATCCGGGCCGGGCTGTTCGGCGACGACCCGGGCTCGGAGGTGCCGGAGCTCAACGGCGCCGTGAACGACTCGCTGCAACGGAACTGA
- a CDS encoding ABC transporter permease subunit, producing MSAIALTRRRGRRHSIRRPRTGFLLVLPALLVALGLFVVPLLLAARMSVSDWPLLGEPSFTGLENYRGIADNDLVGQALGFTAKYAAVILVVLLAVALGLAMLVRRPRRGVGLLRTAFFLPAAVGLTSAALLFYELYFAGLSPVDDALTGLGFIDEPIDWLGQPGTAFLSVVIMMTWRFAGFYMLILLAGLQSIPDDVYEAARLDGANRWQTLRHVTLPLLRPSLALCTILIITGALLAFEQFYVLTNGGPDNATVTLVIVIVREAFSFLDLGSAAAISMVVLAGLIVLNLVQLLALRRER from the coding sequence GTGAGCGCGATCGCCCTCACCCGGCGGCGCGGACGGCGGCACAGCATCCGCCGTCCGCGCACCGGATTCCTGCTCGTCCTGCCCGCCCTGCTGGTGGCGCTCGGCCTGTTCGTCGTGCCGCTGCTGCTGGCCGCGCGGATGTCGGTGTCGGACTGGCCGCTGCTGGGCGAGCCGTCCTTCACCGGCCTGGAGAACTACCGCGGCATCGCCGACAACGACCTCGTCGGCCAGGCGCTCGGGTTCACCGCCAAGTACGCCGCGGTGATCCTGGTCGTGCTGCTCGCGGTGGCGCTCGGGCTGGCGATGCTGGTCCGGCGTCCGCGGCGCGGCGTCGGCCTGCTGCGGACGGCGTTCTTCCTGCCGGCCGCGGTGGGCCTGACGTCGGCGGCGCTGCTCTTCTACGAGCTGTACTTCGCCGGGCTGTCGCCGGTGGACGACGCGCTCACGGGCCTCGGCTTCATCGACGAACCCATCGACTGGCTCGGCCAGCCGGGGACGGCGTTCCTCTCGGTCGTCATCATGATGACCTGGCGGTTCGCCGGGTTCTACATGCTGATCCTGCTGGCCGGGCTGCAGTCGATCCCCGACGACGTCTACGAGGCGGCCCGCCTCGACGGCGCGAACCGGTGGCAGACGCTGCGGCACGTGACGCTGCCGCTGCTGCGTCCGTCGCTGGCGCTGTGCACGATCCTCATCATCACCGGCGCGCTGCTGGCGTTCGAGCAGTTCTACGTGCTGACCAACGGCGGCCCGGACAACGCGACCGTCACGTTGGTGATCGTCATCGTGCGCGAGGCGTTCTCGTTCCTCGACCTGGGCTCGGCCGCCGCCATCTCGATGGTCGTGCTCGCCGGCCTGATCGTCCTCAACCTCGTCCAGCTACTCGCCCTGCGCCGGGAGAGGTGA
- a CDS encoding ABC transporter permease subunit, which produces MTTLTSPSTTANGSPAAVARPRRRWGRTTGVAGGVLAALLALLFAFPLLRAAILSLTDGGSLTTANYGKLADFGAGLLTYLWNSAVVTVITVAGSLALAIPAGYGFARYSFRGKNLIFVLILAILMIPHPTILIPLYVLLGDLGLQNTLIGVALVMIMFQLPFSVFMMRIAFSAVPEELEEAAMLDGCSETRAMLRVSLAAVVPSVVTVGLFAFFAAWNEFLTPLILLNDGSRFTLPIALVSLRSGDFGAVDLGALQAGVIVSALPCVVLFLLLQRHYVRGLLAGALRG; this is translated from the coding sequence GTGACCACCCTGACCTCCCCATCGACGACGGCGAACGGCTCGCCCGCCGCTGTGGCCCGGCCGAGGCGCCGGTGGGGCCGCACCACCGGTGTCGCCGGCGGCGTGCTGGCCGCACTGCTCGCACTGCTGTTCGCGTTCCCGCTGCTGCGCGCCGCGATTCTGTCGCTGACCGACGGTGGCAGCCTCACCACGGCCAACTACGGCAAGCTGGCCGACTTCGGCGCCGGGTTGCTGACGTACCTGTGGAACAGCGCCGTCGTCACCGTCATCACGGTGGCGGGGTCGCTGGCGCTGGCGATCCCGGCCGGCTACGGGTTCGCCCGCTACTCCTTCCGCGGCAAGAACCTGATCTTCGTGCTGATCCTGGCGATCCTCATGATCCCGCACCCGACGATCCTGATCCCGCTCTACGTGCTGCTCGGCGACCTCGGCCTGCAGAACACGCTGATCGGCGTCGCGCTGGTGATGATCATGTTCCAGCTGCCGTTCTCGGTGTTCATGATGCGCATCGCGTTCTCCGCGGTGCCGGAGGAGCTCGAGGAGGCGGCCATGCTGGACGGCTGCTCGGAGACGCGGGCCATGCTTCGGGTGTCGCTCGCGGCCGTCGTACCGAGCGTCGTCACCGTCGGGCTGTTCGCGTTCTTCGCCGCCTGGAACGAGTTCCTCACCCCGCTCATCCTGCTCAACGACGGCTCGCGGTTCACGCTGCCGATCGCGCTGGTCAGCCTGCGCTCGGGCGACTTCGGCGCCGTCGACCTCGGCGCGCTGCAGGCCGGCGTCATCGTGTCGGCGCTGCCCTGCGTCGTGCTGTTCCTGCTGCTGCAGCGGCACTACGTCCGCGGCCTGCTCGCGGGGGCGCTGCGTGGCTGA
- a CDS encoding glycoside hydrolase family 127 protein produces the protein MPDPSHPQRGLPVAPSRGRLTPVPAGDVVLEDGFWKARQDLNASTVLPHALDWIDRLGWTDAFRRAAAGEDARPRQGKLFTDADVYKTAEALAWEASRTPEGPAGERLADLGALIRSAQEPDGYLNTWFGHRHAAEKYTNLSHGFELYCYGHLIQAGVARLRGGVEDDLTAAVLAAADHAVATFGDTDDTRIDGHPEVEAALVELARATGRERYLDLAGKFLARRGHDTLEHHAIGPEYYLDDRPLRDVDVLRGHAVRALYLTAGAVDHAVETGDDALVDHLVGQWDHTIATRTYLHGGMGSRHLGESFGNDYELPTERAYAETCGAIAGVMAAWRFTLATGEPRFADYAERALFNMVATALHPSGQRFLYVNPLQVRHPLPEPGDDEAPFRKDTPRAPWFWVSCCPTNLARLFASFSGYVATTDAGGLQLHQLTASRIATDVAGQRVVLRVHTSYPWDGTVEIEVVEADGRDWELALRVPAWARSARIEVAGDVRAVVPGMARARRNWRPGDRLRLTLDVEPRLTVPDPRVDAVRGTVAVERGPLVYCAEVPGGVAEARHTLPDPRPKLTEVPAGVAGLDPGAVGIATTVRTTVETTVPAWPYGPEAPPASAGDEELTLVPLYLWGLRGPSTMRVFLPVEGTQG, from the coding sequence ATGCCCGACCCGTCCCACCCGCAGCGCGGCCTGCCGGTCGCTCCGTCGCGCGGGCGGCTGACCCCGGTCCCGGCCGGCGACGTCGTCCTCGAGGACGGGTTCTGGAAGGCCCGGCAGGACCTCAACGCGAGCACCGTCCTGCCGCACGCGCTGGACTGGATCGACCGGCTGGGCTGGACGGACGCGTTCCGGCGGGCGGCGGCGGGCGAGGACGCGCGGCCGCGTCAGGGCAAGCTGTTCACCGACGCCGACGTGTACAAGACCGCCGAGGCGCTGGCCTGGGAGGCGAGCCGCACGCCGGAGGGTCCCGCGGGCGAGCGGCTGGCCGATCTGGGTGCGTTGATCCGCTCGGCCCAGGAGCCCGACGGCTACCTCAACACCTGGTTCGGGCACCGCCACGCCGCGGAGAAGTACACGAACCTCAGCCACGGCTTCGAGCTGTACTGCTACGGCCACCTCATCCAGGCCGGTGTGGCGCGGCTGCGGGGCGGGGTCGAGGACGACCTGACGGCGGCCGTGCTCGCCGCCGCCGACCACGCCGTCGCGACGTTCGGCGATACCGATGACACTCGGATCGACGGCCACCCCGAAGTCGAGGCCGCGCTGGTCGAGCTGGCCCGGGCCACCGGCCGCGAGCGCTACCTCGACCTCGCCGGGAAGTTCCTGGCCCGCCGCGGCCACGACACCCTCGAGCACCACGCCATCGGCCCCGAGTACTACCTCGACGACCGGCCGCTCCGCGACGTCGACGTCCTGCGCGGGCACGCCGTCCGGGCGCTCTACCTGACGGCGGGCGCCGTCGACCACGCCGTCGAGACCGGCGACGACGCGCTGGTCGACCACCTCGTCGGCCAGTGGGACCACACCATCGCCACGCGCACCTACCTGCACGGGGGCATGGGCTCGCGCCACCTCGGCGAGTCGTTCGGCAACGACTACGAACTGCCCACCGAGCGGGCCTACGCCGAGACCTGCGGCGCCATCGCCGGCGTCATGGCGGCCTGGCGGTTCACGCTGGCCACCGGCGAGCCGCGGTTCGCCGACTACGCCGAGCGCGCGCTGTTCAACATGGTCGCGACGGCGCTGCACCCCAGCGGGCAGCGGTTCCTGTACGTCAACCCGCTGCAGGTCCGGCACCCGCTGCCCGAGCCCGGCGACGACGAGGCGCCGTTCCGCAAGGACACGCCCCGCGCGCCCTGGTTCTGGGTGTCCTGCTGCCCGACGAACCTGGCCCGGCTGTTCGCGTCGTTCTCGGGGTACGTGGCGACGACCGACGCCGGCGGGCTGCAGCTGCACCAGCTGACGGCGTCGCGGATCGCGACCGACGTCGCCGGCCAGCGGGTCGTCCTGCGCGTGCACACGTCCTACCCGTGGGACGGCACCGTCGAGATCGAGGTGGTCGAGGCCGACGGACGCGACTGGGAGCTCGCGCTGCGGGTCCCGGCATGGGCGCGGTCGGCCCGGATCGAGGTGGCGGGCGACGTCCGCGCCGTCGTGCCGGGGATGGCGCGGGCGCGGCGCAACTGGCGGCCCGGCGACCGGCTGCGGCTGACGCTGGACGTCGAGCCCCGGCTGACGGTCCCGGACCCGCGGGTCGACGCGGTGCGCGGGACGGTCGCCGTCGAGCGCGGTCCGCTGGTCTACTGCGCCGAGGTGCCCGGCGGCGTCGCCGAGGCCCGGCACACGCTGCCGGACCCGCGGCCCAAGCTCACCGAGGTCCCCGCCGGCGTCGCCGGACTGGACCCGGGCGCCGTCGGCATCGCCACCACCGTCCGCACGACCGTCGAGACCACGGTGCCGGCCTGGCCGTACGGCCCGGAGGCGCCTCCGGCCTCGGCGGGCGACGAGGAGCTGACGCTGGTGCCGCTGTACCTGTGGGGGCTGCGCGGACCGTCGACCATGCGGGTGTTCCTGCCCGTGGAAGGGACTCAGGGATGA